A region of Moorena producens PAL-8-15-08-1 DNA encodes the following proteins:
- a CDS encoding cell division protein FtsX, translated as MFKFLTQLDYLLRETFLGLQRGGWINWAAVSTVTVLLFLFGISWQASWQLGGLLNQLGNQLEVAVYLEPGAEAEMVLPAVQKLPKVMAVQTISKEKAWASLVEELGISDIAAATEQLEGNPLVDELKVKVSKPKDVLILAQQLSQLPGIDQVQYMDQTLKQMRQLHHGLGWVSLIITTILSLTAVAVVTTTMRLIVIARRQEIEIMQLVGATRSWIYLPFMLQGITFGVAGAVLAWVLLIGLRQFLTNLLATGPDFIEFIATVVPPDPLKIVVLPLLLLILGGSVGLLGSCLAVSLETIAIGK; from the coding sequence ATGTTTAAATTTCTCACTCAACTGGATTACCTGCTGCGGGAAACTTTCTTAGGTCTACAACGTGGCGGCTGGATCAACTGGGCGGCGGTGAGCACCGTCACTGTCCTATTGTTCCTGTTTGGTATAAGCTGGCAAGCCTCCTGGCAGTTAGGTGGGCTACTCAATCAGTTGGGGAATCAACTAGAAGTAGCTGTTTATCTCGAACCAGGGGCTGAGGCAGAAATGGTCTTACCAGCAGTTCAGAAACTGCCCAAGGTGATGGCGGTTCAAACCATTTCCAAAGAAAAAGCTTGGGCATCCTTGGTTGAGGAACTGGGAATTTCCGACATTGCTGCTGCTACGGAACAGTTGGAAGGGAATCCCCTAGTGGATGAACTGAAGGTAAAGGTAAGCAAACCAAAGGATGTGCTAATTCTTGCCCAGCAATTGTCACAGTTGCCAGGAATAGATCAGGTGCAGTATATGGATCAGACTCTCAAACAAATGCGACAGCTTCATCACGGTTTAGGCTGGGTGAGTCTGATCATTACTACCATTCTCAGTCTGACCGCAGTGGCAGTTGTTACCACCACAATGCGCCTGATTGTGATCGCAAGACGCCAGGAAATTGAGATTATGCAGCTAGTTGGGGCAACCAGATCCTGGATTTATCTGCCGTTCATGTTGCAAGGAATTACTTTTGGTGTAGCTGGGGCAGTCCTAGCCTGGGTTTTGTTGATCGGTCTGCGGCAATTTCTGACTAATCTGCTCGCGACTGGACCTGATTTTATCGAATTTATCGCTACAGTGGTGCCACCGGATCCACTGAAAATTGTTGTGCTACCCTTACTGCTGTTGATTCTGGGGGGTTCAGTGGGTTTGCTCGGTAGTTGCTTAGCTGTTAGTCTCGAAACCATCGCTATCGGGAAATGA
- a CDS encoding TMEM14 family protein, with protein sequence MNLSIAAVLLYGILALIGGIMGYAKAKSKISLISGLISGLLLIFAGIMQLQGQPWAQTLGIAVAAALVIVFAIRLAKTRKFMPAGLMIIAGVVSLGVMLYPAMA encoded by the coding sequence ATGAATCTAAGTATTGCAGCAGTACTCTTATACGGCATCTTAGCCCTGATCGGGGGAATCATGGGCTATGCTAAAGCCAAAAGCAAAATATCTCTCATTTCTGGTCTAATTAGCGGTTTATTGCTAATATTTGCTGGAATAATGCAGCTTCAAGGACAACCCTGGGCACAAACCTTAGGGATAGCCGTAGCAGCTGCACTGGTGATTGTCTTTGCCATCCGGCTCGCTAAAACTCGCAAGTTTATGCCAGCTGGACTCATGATCATTGCTGGTGTGGTGTCTCTAGGGGTGATGCTTTATCCAGCTATGGCTTAA
- a CDS encoding DUF3598 family protein, producing MRSQWECFLQNQGSWHGSFTTFSPKGQQLKDIPSVLTIEGLDDNQKIRLTLRYLPPEQAIFNRILEYTNVDRYLMFFDSGAFSQGALQWIPYGEFGAEFGLIEGNRRLRMVQLYNRESQLKQLTLIREKLAGTDTPERPPLTLEQLLGEWRGEAVTLYSDLRTPNIYPTHLKLQHHESNRLVQQLTFGTGESLRTITSSAKIDGSILYFDGGATPVGKPDLAVRPRDDESRKGMLTKRGNAHQEKGAVSTQVLLLPDGASSTCPITVKPGHSFFLEVGWLWQPNQRQRLIRSFNDKGQWVSLTLVREQKVSSGHYIKG from the coding sequence ATGCGATCGCAATGGGAATGTTTTTTGCAAAATCAAGGGAGTTGGCATGGTTCATTTACCACATTCTCACCAAAAGGGCAACAGTTAAAAGATATTCCCTCTGTGCTCACCATAGAAGGACTCGACGATAACCAAAAAATTCGTTTGACTCTTCGCTATCTGCCACCTGAACAAGCTATATTCAACCGAATTCTCGAATACACCAATGTAGATCGCTATCTTATGTTCTTTGACAGTGGTGCGTTTTCCCAAGGCGCACTACAGTGGATTCCTTATGGCGAATTTGGGGCAGAATTTGGCTTGATTGAGGGTAACCGTCGTCTGCGGATGGTGCAACTGTATAACAGGGAGAGTCAGCTGAAGCAGTTGACCTTAATTAGAGAAAAACTGGCAGGTACGGATACACCAGAACGTCCACCATTAACCTTGGAACAGTTGCTCGGAGAGTGGCGTGGAGAGGCAGTAACCCTCTATTCTGATTTGCGGACGCCTAACATCTATCCTACTCACCTTAAACTCCAGCATCATGAAAGTAACCGCTTAGTACAACAACTCACATTTGGCACAGGAGAATCATTACGTACCATCACCTCTAGCGCTAAGATTGATGGCTCAATTCTGTATTTTGACGGCGGTGCGACCCCGGTCGGGAAACCCGACCTAGCGGTCAGACCCCGCGACGACGAAAGTCGCAAGGGAATGCTGACCAAGAGAGGGAACGCGCACCAAGAGAAGGGTGCTGTTTCTACTCAAGTTTTATTATTGCCCGATGGGGCATCGTCTACTTGTCCAATAACGGTTAAGCCAGGTCATTCTTTCTTTCTAGAAGTAGGTTGGCTGTGGCAACCTAACCAACGTCAGCGGCTGATTCGCTCTTTTAACGATAAAGGGCAATGGGTTAGTCTTACTTTGGTAAGAGAGCAGAAAGTATCTTCTGGGCATTATATAAAAGGTTGA
- a CDS encoding pyridoxamine 5'-phosphate oxidase family protein, whose protein sequence is MARQFTNIAFTPGVKKAQTRYGSREIYDQFAKRGISADTLTAKETEFIAARDSFYMGTVNSNGWPYIQFRGGLKGFLKVLDDQTLGFVDFQGNLQYISVGNLSESDRVFLFLMDYAHRRRLKIWGRAQVIDNDPQLLNQLADPNYQAELARVFIIKVEAFDWNCPQHIPIRYSEEEFAQMKAPLEARIQELEKQLAQLSPSN, encoded by the coding sequence ATGGCACGACAATTTACCAATATTGCTTTTACCCCTGGAGTCAAAAAGGCTCAAACCCGCTACGGCTCTCGGGAAATTTATGACCAATTCGCCAAACGAGGCATTAGCGCAGATACTCTGACTGCTAAAGAAACAGAATTTATCGCTGCACGGGATAGTTTCTATATGGGTACCGTCAACAGTAACGGTTGGCCTTACATCCAGTTTCGTGGAGGGCTCAAAGGATTCCTCAAAGTTCTGGACGATCAAACTTTGGGTTTTGTGGATTTTCAAGGAAATCTGCAATATATCAGTGTCGGTAACTTGTCTGAAAGCGATCGCGTTTTTCTATTTTTGATGGATTACGCTCACCGTCGCCGATTAAAGATTTGGGGAAGGGCTCAAGTTATTGATAACGACCCACAACTGCTCAATCAATTAGCAGATCCTAATTATCAGGCGGAATTGGCACGAGTATTCATAATTAAAGTCGAGGCATTTGACTGGAATTGTCCCCAACATATTCCGATTCGTTATTCAGAAGAAGAATTTGCCCAAATGAAAGCTCCCCTAGAAGCTCGCATTCAAGAGTTAGAGAAACAACTAGCTCAACTTTCCCCCTCAAATTGA
- the glyQ gene encoding glycine--tRNA ligase subunit alpha — MNFQSVIATLNQFWAKHGCLIAQSYDTEKGAGTMSPHTFLRAIGPEPWSVAYVEPCRRPTDGRYGENPNRYQHYYQYQVLIKPSLNNIQDIYLDSLKALGICPEDHDIRFVEDNWESPTLGAWGVGWEVWLDGMEITQFTYFQQCGGIDCRPVPIEITYGLERLAMYLQEVEAFTKIQWNDQISYGDVHLQGEVEQCTYNFESSNPDLLFTLFGLYEQEAEQLSTRGLVMPTLDYVLKCSHTFNLLDARGVISVTERTRYIGRIRNLARRVAQLYLQQREMLGFPLNKQTIA; from the coding sequence GTGAATTTTCAATCCGTGATTGCAACATTGAATCAATTCTGGGCAAAACATGGTTGCTTGATTGCCCAGTCCTACGATACAGAGAAAGGAGCAGGGACCATGAGTCCTCATACATTCTTGAGAGCTATTGGTCCAGAACCCTGGTCAGTTGCTTATGTTGAACCATGCCGAAGACCCACCGATGGACGCTACGGCGAAAACCCGAATCGCTACCAGCACTACTACCAATACCAAGTACTGATCAAGCCGTCACTGAATAATATTCAAGACATTTACCTAGATTCCCTCAAAGCTTTAGGGATTTGTCCTGAAGACCATGACATTCGGTTTGTTGAAGACAATTGGGAATCTCCTACCCTGGGGGCTTGGGGAGTTGGCTGGGAAGTCTGGTTAGATGGCATGGAAATTACTCAATTTACCTACTTCCAACAGTGTGGTGGCATTGATTGTCGTCCTGTACCCATTGAGATCACCTATGGTTTGGAACGATTAGCTATGTATCTCCAGGAAGTAGAGGCTTTTACTAAAATCCAGTGGAATGACCAAATTAGCTATGGAGATGTTCACCTTCAGGGAGAAGTTGAACAATGTACTTATAATTTTGAATCCTCTAACCCAGATTTACTGTTCACGCTATTTGGTCTTTATGAGCAAGAGGCAGAACAACTCAGCACACGAGGACTTGTTATGCCTACACTAGACTACGTTCTGAAGTGTTCTCACACGTTCAACTTACTGGACGCTAGGGGTGTGATTTCAGTGACTGAGCGCACTCGTTATATCGGTAGAATTCGCAATCTAGCCAGGCGAGTGGCTCAACTCTATTTGCAACAACGGGAGATGTTAGGGTTCCCGCTCAATAAACAGACCATAGCTTGA
- a CDS encoding cupin domain-containing protein: protein MQIHADISQRVVVYSEELPWVDSPMAGVQRRMLERDGDEVARATSLVRYETGSFFSAHTHGGGEEFMVLDGIFSDEKGDYPSGTYVRNPVGSSHTPKSESGCTILVKLWQMSPEDQERVVIDTTNNSWVPGLVKGLQVMPLHTHSTENVALVKWEPGTVFKHHSHFGGEEIYVIDGVFEDEHGTYPKGTWIRNPHGSTHTPFSKEGCLIYVKTGHLN from the coding sequence ATGCAGATTCATGCAGATATAAGTCAGCGAGTCGTTGTCTATAGCGAAGAGCTACCTTGGGTTGATTCTCCTATGGCTGGTGTACAGCGTCGGATGTTGGAAAGGGATGGAGACGAAGTAGCCAGAGCAACCTCTCTAGTTCGCTATGAAACTGGTAGTTTTTTTTCTGCTCATACTCATGGTGGTGGTGAAGAATTTATGGTTTTAGATGGTATATTTTCTGATGAAAAAGGAGATTATCCTTCTGGTACTTATGTCCGCAATCCCGTAGGTTCAAGCCATACTCCTAAGAGTGAATCAGGTTGTACAATTCTGGTTAAACTATGGCAAATGTCTCCTGAGGATCAAGAGCGAGTAGTAATCGATACAACTAACAACTCTTGGGTTCCAGGTTTAGTTAAAGGATTACAGGTAATGCCCTTACATACTCATAGTACAGAGAATGTTGCTCTGGTGAAATGGGAACCTGGAACTGTTTTTAAACACCATAGTCATTTTGGTGGAGAAGAAATTTATGTAATTGACGGGGTATTTGAAGATGAACATGGAACTTATCCTAAAGGAACTTGGATACGTAATCCTCATGGTAGTACTCATACTCCCTTTAGTAAAGAAGGTTGTTTAATTTACGTCAAGACAGGACATCTTAATTAA
- a CDS encoding alpha/beta fold hydrolase, whose translation MTNLNTTMHKTIEIDGLDIFYREAGSKNAPTILLLHGFPTSSHMFRNLIPALADEFHLIAPDYPGFGASSMPKVDEFDYSFDKLADLVEKLTIKLDLQQYFLYVMDYGAPVGYRLASKYPNKVLGLIVQNGNAYEEGLREFWEPLKAYWQDKTPKNAQVLADFLTLESTKWQYTNGVRNPETIAPDNWFHDQYLLDRPGNKEIQLELFYSYGTNPTLYPQWQEYFRQFQPPTLIVWGKGDYIFPEEGAHPYKRDLNNIEFHILDTGHFALEEDLELIANYIRNFARSNAPK comes from the coding sequence ATGACTAACCTAAACACCACAATGCACAAAACTATTGAGATTGATGGCCTTGATATTTTCTATCGGGAAGCTGGCTCCAAAAACGCCCCTACCATCCTCTTGTTACATGGATTTCCTACTTCTTCCCACATGTTCCGAAATCTAATTCCCGCCCTTGCAGACGAATTCCACCTGATTGCCCCAGATTATCCTGGTTTTGGTGCTAGTTCCATGCCGAAAGTTGATGAATTTGACTATAGCTTTGATAAGTTAGCAGATCTGGTCGAAAAGTTGACGATTAAATTGGATTTACAACAATACTTTCTGTATGTGATGGACTATGGCGCACCAGTAGGCTACCGTCTAGCCAGCAAATATCCCAATAAAGTGCTAGGGCTGATTGTGCAGAATGGTAATGCCTATGAGGAAGGTTTGCGAGAGTTTTGGGAACCACTCAAAGCTTACTGGCAAGACAAAACTCCTAAAAATGCTCAAGTTCTAGCGGATTTTCTAACTCTCGAATCGACTAAGTGGCAATACACTAATGGAGTTCGCAATCCAGAAACCATTGCTCCAGACAATTGGTTCCACGACCAATATTTGCTCGACCGTCCTGGCAACAAAGAAATTCAATTAGAACTGTTTTACAGCTACGGTACTAACCCGACTCTCTACCCACAATGGCAGGAATATTTCCGTCAGTTTCAACCTCCAACCCTAATTGTTTGGGGCAAAGGTGACTACATTTTTCCCGAAGAAGGAGCCCATCCCTACAAGCGAGATCTCAATAACATTGAATTCCATATCCTAGATACCGGTCATTTTGCCCTTGAGGAAGATCTAGAGTTGATTGCTAATTACATTCGCAACTTCGCTCGTTCTAATGCCCCTAAGTAG
- a CDS encoding pentapeptide repeat-containing protein, whose product MNSMNIKLTIVTTAALLTTTSLSTIAKAENLAHTQQLLSTKQCQGCDLTRVGLIMADLVGANLAGADLSRANLSRANLTGADLSGANLSGASLNGANLAGANLAGANLFSTDLREAFLVNAQLYGVSLSNAYIQGTIGIPDYAGTPEDFYAWGVVEAKRGNYKTAIEYYDKTLSMKPDFAPAFLARGMARFRLGEEVAATQDGTIASELFKEQGNIPGYQASQSLVKGIEIAQNSATSKGGSNLGNALASVGSILLRFLSPF is encoded by the coding sequence ATGAATTCCATGAACATCAAACTCACAATTGTCACCACTGCGGCTTTACTAACCACGACCAGCCTCAGCACCATTGCTAAAGCTGAAAATCTAGCTCATACTCAACAGTTACTGTCAACCAAACAGTGTCAAGGGTGTGATTTAACTAGGGTAGGTTTGATTATGGCTGACTTAGTGGGTGCTAATCTGGCTGGGGCTGATTTGAGTCGTGCTAATCTCAGCCGTGCTAATTTGACAGGAGCTGACCTGAGTGGTGCCAATCTCAGTGGTGCTTCTCTCAATGGTGCTAATCTTGCTGGTGCTAATCTTGCTGGTGCTAACTTATTCAGTACTGACCTGAGGGAAGCGTTTTTAGTTAATGCCCAATTGTATGGTGTGAGCTTGAGTAATGCTTATATACAAGGAACCATTGGTATTCCAGATTATGCAGGTACCCCAGAAGATTTTTATGCGTGGGGAGTAGTAGAAGCCAAAAGAGGTAACTACAAAACTGCCATTGAGTATTACGACAAAACCTTGAGCATGAAGCCTGACTTTGCTCCAGCTTTTTTGGCTCGTGGTATGGCTCGTTTCCGACTGGGAGAGGAAGTAGCAGCGACCCAAGATGGTACTATTGCTAGTGAACTGTTTAAAGAACAAGGAAATATTCCTGGATACCAGGCGTCACAGAGTTTGGTTAAAGGGATAGAAATTGCCCAAAATTCTGCAACCTCTAAAGGAGGTTCTAATTTAGGCAACGCTTTGGCATCGGTTGGGAGCATACTCTTGAGATTTCTTTCTCCGTTTTAA
- the def gene encoding peptide deformylase produces MTAELIVEKKKLENPPLTIHYLGDRVLRQPAKRVAKVDHNIRKLAEQMLQTMYSADGIGLAAPQVGINKQMIVVDCEPNNPDNPPLVLINPDIKSFGTTPCDGQEGCLSIPGVYLDVTRPDDIEVAYKDQNGRPRTLKANGLLSRVIQHEIDHLKGVMFVDRVQNGLALTEELNKHGFSPQAVKPIQ; encoded by the coding sequence ATGACTGCTGAACTTATCGTTGAAAAGAAAAAATTAGAAAATCCACCATTAACAATTCATTATCTAGGCGATCGCGTCCTGCGTCAGCCTGCCAAGCGGGTTGCTAAAGTAGACCACAACATCCGGAAATTAGCTGAGCAAATGCTGCAAACCATGTACAGTGCAGATGGTATCGGTTTGGCAGCCCCTCAGGTCGGGATTAATAAGCAAATGATTGTGGTTGACTGTGAGCCTAATAACCCAGACAACCCACCGCTGGTGTTAATTAACCCAGACATCAAGAGTTTTGGTACCACCCCTTGTGATGGCCAGGAAGGTTGTTTGAGCATTCCCGGTGTCTATTTAGATGTCACCCGTCCAGACGACATTGAAGTAGCCTACAAGGATCAAAACGGACGCCCTAGAACCTTAAAGGCGAATGGATTACTATCTCGCGTCATTCAGCATGAGATAGACCACCTTAAAGGAGTGATGTTTGTTGATCGGGTGCAAAATGGTCTCGCCTTGACTGAAGAATTGAATAAGCACGGTTTCTCACCCCAAGCGGTGAAACCCATTCAATAA
- a CDS encoding PrsW family glutamic-type intramembrane protease: MTGQVYSGFLRQLSTSDNKEILAVLPLSELEDNVIGRDPNCKISLDPYRYVSVSRRHAVISPLTPLKNGCPRWEICDLDSVNGTYVNGEYLQGCQELQSGDRIELGHDGPKFIFECEVTTSLDLPSIPSHTIAIEKPLKPISKIPKPQTDYVTFTQLFPILSTGRDLNQKAFLAPGIVTVLFVVSMFAAVGQPVVFNLLLAAYLAGLAYYFVYQLCGKPKPWWVLLGSTLSTSLILVSPLLPLFIKIFRGILPGDIPQLGEVINLTTLFIRMFFGAGLMEELLKAIPMLGLYGLGHFLRTPWRERIGVWEPLDGILLGTASGVGFTLVETLGQYVPNIIDGVILPTTELEGDLLGLQLLIPRVLGSVAGHMAYSGYFGYFIGLSVLKPRKRWQIIGIGYLNASALHALWNAMGYVNSILLAIVGVVSYVFLTAAILKARALSPTRSQNFATQFFKN; encoded by the coding sequence ATGACTGGTCAAGTTTACAGTGGATTTCTGCGCCAGCTTTCCACTAGTGATAACAAAGAGATACTTGCCGTACTACCCCTTTCTGAATTAGAGGATAACGTCATTGGACGTGACCCTAACTGTAAAATTTCCTTAGATCCCTATCGCTACGTCAGCGTATCGCGCCGTCATGCGGTAATTAGCCCTCTGACCCCTCTAAAAAATGGCTGTCCCCGCTGGGAAATTTGTGACCTTGATAGTGTGAATGGCACCTATGTGAATGGCGAATATTTGCAGGGTTGTCAGGAATTGCAGTCAGGGGATCGGATTGAGTTGGGTCACGATGGTCCAAAATTCATCTTTGAGTGCGAGGTAACGACATCCCTTGATTTGCCATCCATCCCATCCCACACTATTGCCATAGAAAAACCCCTAAAACCGATTAGCAAGATACCAAAGCCTCAGACCGATTATGTCACCTTCACCCAACTGTTTCCCATCTTGTCAACAGGACGGGATTTAAATCAGAAAGCTTTTTTGGCTCCTGGTATCGTGACTGTACTCTTTGTCGTATCAATGTTTGCTGCAGTTGGTCAACCAGTAGTTTTTAATCTTTTGCTAGCTGCCTACTTGGCAGGATTAGCCTATTACTTTGTTTACCAACTTTGTGGCAAACCTAAACCTTGGTGGGTGCTGCTGGGTAGTACTCTATCCACCAGTTTAATTTTGGTCAGTCCGCTGCTGCCCCTATTTATCAAAATTTTTCGGGGAATTTTACCTGGCGATATACCACAACTAGGTGAAGTTATCAACTTGACTACTTTATTCATCCGGATGTTTTTTGGTGCTGGGTTAATGGAAGAGTTGCTCAAGGCTATACCTATGCTGGGACTATATGGTTTGGGACATTTCCTGCGTACCCCTTGGCGAGAAAGAATTGGTGTCTGGGAACCCCTCGATGGAATTTTATTGGGGACAGCATCGGGGGTGGGATTTACTTTGGTAGAAACCTTAGGCCAATATGTGCCGAATATTATAGACGGTGTGATACTGCCAACTACTGAATTGGAGGGTGACCTGTTAGGATTGCAGTTGCTGATTCCTCGGGTTCTTGGGTCAGTGGCAGGACACATGGCTTATAGTGGATACTTCGGGTATTTTATTGGGTTAAGCGTCCTCAAACCCCGTAAGCGTTGGCAGATCATAGGCATTGGCTATCTGAATGCTTCTGCTCTGCATGCCTTGTGGAATGCCATGGGATATGTTAATAGTATACTCTTGGCAATAGTTGGGGTTGTGTCCTACGTCTTTTTAACAGCGGCAATTCTCAAAGCAAGGGCACTGTCACCAACGCGATCGCAAAACTTCGCCACCCAATTTTTTAAAAATTAG
- a CDS encoding TetR/AcrR family transcriptional regulator: protein MTKLTSSRKPVRDRILEKASELFYQEGIQNVGIDRIISESGVAKMSLYNHFKSKDALIEAFLRQRGESWRAWFIETVAQHSSDPKERLLAIFDVLQLWFEAPDFRGCAFINATVELAKPNHPGYQAALEHQQAVYAYILDLAQAAGITDPELLARQFLLLVQGSIVVAMMEGNSIAAAQAKTVASGLLGRRE, encoded by the coding sequence ATGACCAAATTGACTTCATCTCGTAAACCAGTTCGCGATCGCATTTTAGAGAAAGCCTCTGAGCTCTTTTACCAAGAGGGTATTCAGAATGTAGGGATTGATCGCATCATTTCCGAGTCTGGTGTGGCCAAGATGTCACTTTACAACCACTTTAAATCGAAGGATGCTCTGATTGAAGCATTCCTACGACAGCGGGGCGAGTCCTGGCGTGCCTGGTTTATAGAAACTGTTGCCCAACATAGTTCAGATCCGAAAGAGCGTCTATTAGCAATCTTTGATGTGCTTCAATTATGGTTTGAGGCTCCAGATTTTCGTGGCTGTGCTTTCATTAACGCTACTGTAGAGTTGGCCAAGCCCAACCACCCAGGTTATCAGGCGGCTTTGGAGCACCAACAAGCAGTTTATGCCTATATTTTGGATCTCGCTCAAGCTGCAGGCATTACTGATCCTGAATTATTGGCTCGACAGTTTTTACTGCTTGTGCAAGGCTCAATTGTGGTGGCGATGATGGAAGGGAACTCGATAGCAGCAGCACAAGCAAAAACCGTTGCTTCAGGATTATTAGGGAGAAGGGAATAG
- a CDS encoding NAD(P)/FAD-dependent oxidoreductase: MKLKKQNLQESTNKIYDTIIVGGGAGGLSAGIYLQRYLLNTLIIDKGKARSFWMQELHNYLGLPPDTPGRSVLRQGKEHYLSIGGDSLDAFVEEVIDEGETFAVRVKVGRNNSEYYTFRSKYLIAASGIIDYLPALENMRNVYEYAGYNLHVCLICDGYEMADKKVGVFASTAGNAEVVFPLGWFTSEITLFTQGLFEVNDELRQKIQQQGYQIIEIPVEQFLGEDHQMTGVELTDGRVIELEAGLISMGSKYHAEYLETFDLEKKGGNLVTDKMARTSHPRIFAIGDLKVGLNQVVIAAADGALAATQIWRDIRVLSGSQNP; this comes from the coding sequence ATGAAACTCAAAAAACAAAATCTTCAAGAATCCACTAACAAAATTTACGACACGATTATTGTGGGAGGTGGCGCAGGAGGTCTCTCTGCTGGAATCTATCTTCAGCGTTACTTACTCAATACTTTGATTATCGATAAAGGTAAAGCGCGCTCTTTTTGGATGCAGGAACTACACAACTACCTGGGTTTACCTCCCGATACCCCTGGTCGTTCTGTTCTCAGACAAGGTAAAGAGCATTATTTGTCTATCGGTGGCGATTCACTAGATGCTTTTGTCGAAGAAGTAATTGATGAGGGTGAAACCTTTGCTGTGCGAGTAAAAGTCGGTAGAAACAATAGTGAATACTATACCTTTCGATCTAAATACCTGATTGCTGCTAGTGGGATTATTGACTATTTACCAGCCTTGGAAAATATGCGAAATGTCTATGAATACGCAGGTTATAACCTCCATGTCTGTCTGATTTGTGATGGATATGAAATGGCTGATAAAAAGGTGGGGGTATTTGCCAGCACAGCAGGTAATGCGGAAGTTGTTTTTCCCCTGGGTTGGTTTACTTCGGAAATTACTTTATTTACCCAAGGATTGTTCGAGGTAAACGATGAATTGCGACAAAAAATACAACAACAGGGTTATCAAATCATAGAAATCCCAGTTGAGCAATTTTTAGGGGAAGACCATCAGATGACTGGAGTGGAATTAACTGATGGTCGAGTAATTGAGTTGGAAGCTGGCTTGATTTCCATGGGCTCCAAATACCATGCCGAATATCTAGAAACATTTGATCTGGAGAAGAAGGGAGGGAATCTGGTTACAGATAAGATGGCCCGCACTTCCCATCCTCGTATCTTTGCCATTGGTGATTTAAAGGTAGGACTGAATCAGGTTGTCATTGCTGCTGCCGATGGAGCATTAGCAGCTACTCAAATTTGGCGCGACATCCGTGTCCTGTCAGGCTCCCAAAACCCCTAA